A stretch of DNA from Melioribacteraceae bacterium 4301-Me:
TTTTTTCAGCTTATAACTTTGCAGTACCTCGACCAAAAAATTATAATTAATTGGTTTTACGAAGTATTCTACGGCACCCATCAAAAAGGCTTTTTGTTCTTCTGGCTCGATTGAACAAACAATTACAGGCGTATTTTTAGTGTTTGGATTGTTATGAATTGTTTTTAATAGTTCAAGACCGTTGATGTGAGGCAATTCAATATCTAATATTACTGCCAAATAATTTTCTTTGTTTATTAAATTTTTTATTTGCTCTTCATTGCTTACAATAGTGGGTTCGTAACCCCATTTATTCAAGTAATTGCTAAGCAATTTGGACGTTGCGTAATCATCCTCTATAACTAAAATTTTATTTTTAGTTTCGGACTTAGATAATTGAGTTATCTGATTTTTAATTTCGTCCATAACATCCCCGCTTTTAGTGAGCGTTATATTAAATGAAATGCCCGAGTTTTCTGTAAGATTAACAGATATGGTGCCTCCGAGAAGTTCAATGTATTTTTTAACAAGAGTTAATGATAAACCCGTGAGCGTGGTAGTTTTTATTTCATTGATGTCTTGAAGGGAATAAGGCTCAAAAAATTTTGCAAGTTTATCTTTGCTTAGACCTTTACTCGTATCTGTAATAGTAATGTTGAACTTTGTATCGGAGGCTTTTGATGCTTTGATTTTAATTTCTCCGCGGGCGGTTAATGCAATATTTACCTGAAGAAGATTAATAAGAATGTATCTTAGTTTTTGCTCGTCGATTGGGAATTTTTGCTGAAGCTCTTTAGAAATATCAACTACTAAATTTATGTTTGGATTTGTTAGTTTACTTTTAAATACAGTCGTGATATCGTTTATAACCGTAGAGAGACTAACGTTATTGATATTTATAGGGATGTTACCTTGGTCTATTTTGGCTAATTCAATAAGGTCATTTAATGTTATAAGTAAATTTTGGGATAATCGTTTTATTGTGCTTAACTGTTCGAACAAAGGCGTGTTTATGTTTTTTTCTGATAAAATAGTAGAATGAGATATGACTTGATTTGCTATATTTTTTAATTCTTGAGATGAATCAATAATTATTTTATTTATTGGCAATCTTGAAAAGCCTATTTCACCTCCTCTGGATGAAATCCACAGATTTAACAGACCTTGGATGAGCTTGATAATTTTCTCTAGAGATTCTTTATCATCTCTTGAAAATGGTGTTTTTTTTGCAATTTTTAGCAATGCTTGTTTCTTTAAATTAAGTGGGAATTTAATACAGTTTTCATATACAAGAAATTCTGATACCTGTATCTCGCAATTTGGATTAGAATGAATAGTATATTCAGAATTGTCTTTTAACAGTTGACAGCTCGAACAGCTGAAAGAAGAACCTTTTAAATAATTTTTTTTAGTGCCAACAGAACGACCTAGTACAAGCAAATTACTATTGCCTGTAACTTCGAATAAAGCTACAGTTTGAAGTTCTAATTCAGAGGCTAAATAGTTACAAATCTCCTCAGGAAATGAATCCAATCCTTTAATTGCGGAATCACTTAATCTATCTATTTCTTCTAAAATACTAAGCTTTGTTTTTGTTATCATTAACTAAGTTAGTTTTGGATAATTAAATTTCGTTGTTAAGTTAAAATAAAGAAATAATCAAAGTTTTGAAACCATTTTAAATTTATTAGATGCTATAAATTATCCAAAAAGTAATTGGTAATTTTATTATAAAGATGAACAGCATCTGGTCCAGTTACTCCATGAGGCTGGCCAGGATATGGAAAATAGTCTAATGGTATATTTAAATCAGCGCATTTTTTAGCGAATTCTAAGGTATGCTGCCAAACTACTGTAGAATCGGACGTACCGTGCACAAGCAGTAATTTCCCTTTTAAGTTTTGTACATAATTAAGCAAAGAGCTCTCTTTATATCCTTCAGGATTCTGCTGCGGGGTATCCATATATCTTTCTGTGTACATAACTTCATAATATTTCCAATCAATAACTGCACCGCCGCCAACACCAACCTTAAATGTATTGTTAGTTCTCAACATTAATGAAGTTGCCATAAATCCTCCGAAGCTCCATCCAAATACACCGAACTTAGTCGTATCTATATAAGGCAATGTTTTTAAATATGCTATACCAGTCATCTGATCTTTTACTTCAATGGTACCTAATCTTCTGAAAGTTGCTTGTTCAAAAGCTAAACCCCTGTTAGATGAGCCTCGATTATCGAGAGTAAAAATTACGTAGCCATGTTCTGCCATCTGCTGGAACCATAATGAATATCTACCATATCCCCAGCTGTCCGTTACTAATTGTGCATGAGGTCCACCATAAACGTAAACAATTACCGGGTATTTCTTAGTCGAATCAAAATCAACTGGGTAAATCATTCTGCAGTATAATTCAGTTCCTTCGTCATTTTTTATTTTAAATATTCTTATTCTTCCAAGTTTGTAATCTTTTAGCGGGTTTTCTGATGTTAGTAAATTTCTAAGAGTGTTACCACTTTCGTCTATTATGTTAATAACCCTAGGTGTGTGAATATTATTAAAATTATCAATAAAATATTTTCCATTATAACTGACTGAGACGCTATGGATTCCTTCTTCTTTTGTTAAATTTATTTTTTGACCATTTATTAAATTGATTCTGTAAAAATGTCTTTCGATTGGGCTAATTTCAGTAGAATAGTAGTAAACATAGTTGCCAGTGCTGTCGTAACCCTCGAAGTCTAACACTTCCCAATTACCTGAGGTAACTTGTTTTATTAAAGTGCCATTAATATCATATAAATAAAGATGATTATATCCATCTCTTCTAGATATCCAAATAAATTCGCTTGGGTGATTAGGTCTGAAATATAATGGGTTTAGCGGTTCTACATATTTATCATTTTTTTCTTCAAACAGAATTTGAATAGGTTCTCCGGAAGAAATGTCATACTTTTTTAACTGTAAATGATTTTGGTCTCGGTTCAAATGTGCTACAAAAATATATTTTTCATCTGGACTCCAAGTAACGCAAGTTAAATATTGATCAAGAGGTTCACCAGTTTTTAGCCATGTAGTCTCGTTTGTTTTAATGTTGTAGATGCCTATAGTTACATGGTGACTTGCTTGACCTGCCATTGGGTACTTAATATTATGTAATTTAGCGGGAGTTGAACTGATATCAACTATTGGATAGTTTGTTACCATAGTTTGGTCCATGCGGTAATAAGCAACATAATTACTATTAGGTGACCAAAAGATACCAGAATTTATTCCAAATTCGTTCCTATGCACAGCTTGACCATTTACAATATCGCTTATAGTATCATGGCTAATTTGAACAGTATTTTTTTCTGAAAGAGCAACAAAAAGATTATTGCCTTTTGTGAATGCAATAAATTTTTTGTTTGGAGATAAAGATATATCGCCTGTATTCTCATCAACTTGGTTGATTAGACGCATTTTTTTTAGTGGAACGTTGTAACTGAAAAGTTTATTATTTGTAAAGAATGTAAAATTTTCAGAGTTGACCCAATTAATGAGCGGAAAGTTGCTTAAATTTTTTATACCGTAATTCTGTAGTTGTGTTAGCAGTTCGCTTAATCTTATTAAAGTATCAACTTTGGTATTATATAAAGAACCCACGACCAAAGCCTGGTCAGCGTCGTTTGTAATGAAATAAAAATTTTCTGTGTTGGCTATCCAGTTTAATTGCTTAAGATTTTGAGGAGCTAACGAAGAATAGGAATTTATTACAACATCTTCTGTGGTTAATAATTTATTTTGAGCATTTACATAACAAAAAGAAAGTAAACTAATTAAAAAGAAAAAAAATTTTGCTTTCATACTACCGCCTTTTTATTTAAGAGAAAAATTTTTATAAAGGAATATATTCATTGTCTATTTTTTATTGAATAAGAATATTATTACAAAATCAAATATAAGATATTTACTCACTCAGGCGGTTCGACTTATAAGAAAAATAAAGATATAAAGCCCTTACCACTTCAATTAGTTCTTATTTTTTTTCTTTTTTATCGATAGGTAAGACCCTCTTTTCTAATATATTATCAATTAAGTTATATTCTTTCGCCTCTGCCGAAGTCATAAAAAAATCTCTGTCACAATCTTTCGTAATTTGTTCAAGGGATTTCCCAGTATGTTTAACAAGAATGTTGTAGATAGTGTCACGAGTTTTTATCATTTCCTTTGCATGAATTTCTATATCGGTTGTTTGTCCCTGTAGGCCACCAACCCAAGGCTGGTGAATCATTATTTTGGAATGAGGCAAAGCTGATCTCTTTCCTGGTTCGCCCCCAGCTAATAGTATGGCACCCATACTCGCAGCTAACCCAACACAAATTGTTGCTACTTTTGATTTAATGTATTGCATTGTATCGTATATGGCAAGTCCTGCTGATACACTTCCGCCTGGGGAATTTATGTATAAGTTAATATCTTTTTCAGGGTCTTCTGCTTCAAGAAATAAAAGTTGTGCTATTACAATACTTGCAACGTGATCATCAATAGCTTCTCCTAAAAATATAATTCTTTCTCTTAACAGACGGGAAAAAATGTCCATACCTCTCTCACCACGCCCAGTCTGTTCAATGACATAAGGTACAAGCTGATTATAAATTTGATTGTTCATTTGATTCGCCCTTTTCTTAGTTTTTGTGTTCAGGATTTACTTCTTTAACTTTATTGTTTTCAATAAGAAACTTAATGGCTTTTTCCTCTCTTAAAGAATTTAGTCTATCTGAATTTTTGTAATAATTAACTAGCTTTGCAACAGAAATGCCGGTAGCTTCGGATTCCTTTTTTGCTATTTCTTCAATATCAGTATCGTCTACTTTTATGTTTTCTTTCTCACATAGATTTTCTAATATAATTTGCCATTTGGCGTTCCATACAGCTCTTGGTTTATAATATTCCTCAACTGCTTTTTCATCAAAGTTTTTAAGATTATTTTTTTTAGAGGAATAATGTGACTTTTCCTGTTGAACAAAATTTTCTAAGATTGTATTTACATAACCTTGCGGAGGCTCAAAATCATTATTTTTCACGATGGCGTTTAATAGATTATTGAGATAAATATCTTCAGATTGTTTTTTGTAATAAGCTTCAATATCTTCTTTAACTTGTTGCCTTAGTTCTTCAATATTGTTTGCCTTGTTCTTAGAGATTTTTTTAACTAACTCATCTGTTAAGTCAGGATAAATAATTTTTTCAATCTTTAGGATTCTTGCCGTGTATCTATAAGTTACAGTATGTTTTTCATCTCCATGGTAATGTTCATCAACGAATTCAAAATTAAAATTTTCCCCGACCCTCTTATTTTTTGCATTGTTTATTATTTGTGGATTAACATTTTCGTCGCTGAGGTTAATAACTAAATTTTCACCCTTTGGTTCTTTAATTGGTTCGTTACTTTCATTATTTTCATTTATCCGCTGTAGATTAACAGTAATTTTGTAGTTAGCTCCATCAACAACTTCAGCATCCTCAAATTTCAAGTATGGTTTTATAAGATAGTCGATTTCTTTATCAATCTCATTTTCGCTAATCTTAAAGATTGGTTTTTCTATTGTAAGTCCTTTGTAATCTTTTAGTTCAATTTTAGGGAGGATTTCATACTGCACTTTAAATGATAATTTTGAATCAATAATAAAATTGATATCAGTTAGTTTTGGAGTGTTGATTGGCTTTAGTTTCTCTTTATCAACTATATCCCAAAATTTTTTAGTTGCAATTTTTTCGCTTGCTTGATATTCGATTGCATCGCGGTATAGCTTTTTCAATAGCTCAATAGGAACTTTGCCTTTACGAAATCCAGGTAGAGAAATTTTTTTTCTTTCTTCGTTGTATGCATTAGCTATTTCTTGAGAGATTTCATCATAGTTCAATGTAACCTCTACCTCTTGTAAGGAATTTGAAATATTATTTATTTTTACTTCCAATTAGTCCTCTACATTAAATGTGAAAAAATTTTTGTGCGAGAGGGGGGACTCGAACCCCCACACCTTGCGGTACTAGATCCTAAGTCTAGCGCGTCTGCCAATTCCGCCACTCTCGCAAAGACTTGCAAAATTAGTTTAAATTGCATGCAAAATCAAGAAATTGCCGTGCAAAGCCGATTTTCACAATTTCTACGTAAAATGATTTTGAAAATTAAATTAAATTTGGGATACTATAAAACTTTTATGAATTTTTTCTGCTAAACTTTGAATTAATTTTGATACTAAAAAAGATATGTTTTTCTTCATTTCCTGAAAATTTTTCATAACAAATAAGAATGAGTATCATCCGGAACAATATATATGAAAATTCTAAAATATAGTTTTTCATATTTACTAAAGTCTGTCTCACTCGCGTTCTATGAATATTGTTGTGAATTTGGGGTGCAACTTTTGCGCAATAAAGCAATCTATAAATCTTTAATTGAACATTTGTTTAGATTGTACGTAAGTGTAGTTAGTTATATGAATAAAGTAATGAATTTTTCCAGTTTTAGTAAGTTGCCAAATATGCTAACTATTTTATATGAATTAAGGAGTACTCATAATTCAATAAGCAATAAATAAAAAATATTATTAGACGAATGTAATTTCTATTTAGCAAGATAGTTGTTTTTTATATTTTTATTTATTAAAAAAAACGATAAATCTATTTTAAATTCTTCAACGATTCATAGATGGAAAATATAATAGGAAAAACAATTGATAATTATAGAATAACATCTGTTCTTGGCAGGGGCGGAATGGGGATTGTCTATAAAGCTTACGATACAAAACTTGACCGCTACGTTGCAATTAAGTTATTGAACCCCTCAGTTTACAGTAAACAAGGATTTGTAGAGAGATTTAAAAGAGAAGCAAAAAACCAAGCTAAGCTTTCACACCCTAACATAGTAACAGTTTATGGATTTATTGAATATTCAGACCTTTTAGGGATTGTAATGGAATATGTTGAAGGTGAAAGTTTAGAAAAGGTAATTCAAAGACAGGGCAGATTTCATTTATATGATGTAATATACATTCTTCGACAAGTATTACTTGGTTTAGGATATGCTCATTCAAAGGGATTTGTCCATAGAGATATAAAACCTTCTAATATCATCTTAAACAAGGAAGGCATTACTAAGATTATGGATTTTGGTATTTCAAAATCACTCTTTGATAAGGATGTAACTCAACCCGGCTCCAAAATTGGTACTATATATTATATGAGTCCAGAGCAAATAAAGGGGACTGACGTTACAAACAGAAGCGATATATACTCTATAGGCTGCACTGTTTATGAAATGCTGATAGGTGAGCCGCCATTTAATTACGATAATGAATTTGAACTTATGGAAGCTCATCTTAAGAAGAAAGCCCCCCGTATTTCTGACAAGCTGACTAACATTCCAGAAACTTTAGACCACATATTGCAAAGAATGATGGAAAAAAATCCCTTAGACCGTTATGGCTCATGTGAAGAAGTTTTTAATGATCTAGCGGAACTTGAAAAATTAGTAACTGAGCTTACAAATAGTTATTTTCAACAGCGTAAACCAATAACCCCAAAATCGAAAGTTTTATCTACTGCTGCGTTTGTACTTATTATTTTTGGTTTATTAGCTCTTTCTTGGTTTGTATATAATCAAGTGAACACCCTGTTAAAAAGCAATAAGTTAGATGAATTTAAAAAGTATAACATACAAAGCTTGTTCAGCTCAAGCGAAGATTCTGAAGAACTTCCAAAAGTTGAAAAGCTGAATAGTAACATCAAAGAGAACTTAAATGCTGTTATTTTTTTGGATTCAAAAAATGGATTTGTACTGGGCGATTCTGGTACTGTTGCGGCTACAAAAGATAGTGGTAAAACATGGCTACCAATTGAACTAGGTACTAAAAGAACATTTCATGATGCATATTTCTTCCAAAACGGTAAATCCTTTATAATTGGTGACTCTGCAACATTAATTTATAGTCGTGATTTTCTAAAATCCTTTCAAACTCTTTCTGTAAATGCTGCTGCTAATTATTCTTTTTTCCGAATAAAATTTATTGATAAAAATGTAGGATTTATATGTGGCGACAAAGGGCTAATTTTGAGAACTGAAGATGGCGGATTCAATTGGTATAAAGTTGAGACAAATTCAAAAGATTTGTTATTTGATATTGGTTTTGCAGATAAAAGTACAGGTTTTGCTATTGGTTGGAATGGCGAGATATTAAAGTCAAACGATAGAGGTAATACTTGGACTTCAATTGAAAAAGTTACTGATGATTATCTTAAGTCAATAGATTTTAATAAAAATGGGTATGGATTAATTGTTGGCGGAGGAGGTACAATAATAAGAACGAAAGATTACGGTAATAGCTGGGAAAAAAATAAAATCGATATTGACGGAGGCTTGCAAAAAGTACAATATATAAGCGATGATAATGTTTTGGCGCTCGGCGTCAAAGGAATGTTGTTGTTTTCAAATTCGAAAGGAGAGACCTGGCAAAAGGTAAACACAGGTGTTTTTTCAAAATTAAATAGTATGACAGTAAATCCATCAGGTCATGTTTTTATCGTAGGCACAGGTGGGACAATTCTTAAATTTTTATAATTTCTTAATAACAATATGGATAAATTCGTAATTCATGGCGGTAAAAAATTAACTGGTACAGTTAAAATAAGTGGGGCAAAAAACTCTGTCTTAGCTTTAATGCCAGCTTGTTTGTTGAATTCCGGGAAAAATATAATATACAACACACCTGAGGTTAATGATGTTTATACAATGATTAAACTCCTGAATTTTTTGGGGGTTGAGTCTGACTTTTCCAATAGTAAATTACTCTTGGATACATCACAAATTAAATCTCAAATTGCCCCTTATGAGCATGTTAAAAAAATGAGAGCTTCTATTTATGTTTTAGGACCTTTATTGTCACGATTTGGTTATGCTAAGGTTTCGATGCCTGGAGGATGTGCGTGGGGCCCACGTCCAGTTAACTTACACTTGGAAGCAATGAAAAAACTTGGTGCTGATATTAAGCTTGAAGAAGGCTATATAATTGCTAAATCACACAAATTAACTGGTAATAAAATACATTTTGATATATCATCAGTAGGAGCAACCGGTAATGCATTAATGGCTGCGGTTTTGGCAAAGGGTACAACAGTTATTACAAATGCTGCAATTGAACCCGAAATTACTTTGTTAGCTGAGTCATTAAAGAAAATGGGAGCAAGAATTAGCGGCATCGGAAGTTCAATACTAGAAATTGAAGGCGTAGAAGAATTAAGACCTGCTGAATTTGAGAACATATCGGATAGAATTGAAGCGGGTACTATGCTTGTTGCAGGTGCTATCACACATAGTAAAATCGCTATAGATTATAATTTCTCACACCATATTGAAATTATTATTGACAAACTTAAAGAAAGTGGAGCTAATTTATTAATTAACAATGGAATAATTGAATTAGATGCTACAAATTCTATGATTAATAGTGTTGATGTTACAACTGCAGTATACCCTGGTTTTCCTACTGATATGCAAGCTCAATGGATCGCTTATATGTCACTATCAAATGGCACAGCAACTGTTGTTGATAACATTTATTATGACAGATTTACACACGTACCTGAATTAATTAGATTAGGAGCAGATATTGAAATGCATAATAATAGTGCGATAGTAAAAGGTGTAAAAAAATTAAAGGGAGCAAAGGTAATGTCCACAGACTTACGAGCTAGTGCTTCTTTGGTTTTAGCTGGTTTGGCTGCAGAAGGTGAAACTGAGATATTGAGAGTTTATCACATCGATAGAGGTTATCAGAAAATAGAAGAAAAATTAAGAGCTCTTGGCGCTGATATTATACGAGTTTCTACCAAAGAGTATTAATGACATTGA
This window harbors:
- a CDS encoding response regulator translates to MITKTKLSILEEIDRLSDSAIKGLDSFPEEICNYLASELELQTVALFEVTGNSNLLVLGRSVGTKKNYLKGSSFSCSSCQLLKDNSEYTIHSNPNCEIQVSEFLVYENCIKFPLNLKKQALLKIAKKTPFSRDDKESLEKIIKLIQGLLNLWISSRGGEIGFSRLPINKIIIDSSQELKNIANQVISHSTILSEKNINTPLFEQLSTIKRLSQNLLITLNDLIELAKIDQGNIPININNVSLSTVINDITTVFKSKLTNPNINLVVDISKELQQKFPIDEQKLRYILINLLQVNIALTARGEIKIKASKASDTKFNITITDTSKGLSKDKLAKFFEPYSLQDINEIKTTTLTGLSLTLVKKYIELLGGTISVNLTENSGISFNITLTKSGDVMDEIKNQITQLSKSETKNKILVIEDDYATSKLLSNYLNKWGYEPTIVSNEEQIKNLINKENYLAVILDIELPHINGLELLKTIHNNPNTKNTPVIVCSIEPEEQKAFLMGAVEYFVKPINYNFLVEVLQSYKLKKDSNVLCVDDDIPTLNLIKQAIESVGYNAIAESVSANVMDLIKDKNIDLAIVDLDMPTPNGFELIKMIKSEKKFTNLPIIIYTGKENYKEDLEKIEGLFDELLEKKSTNIEDLADIINAMINRYELPPPVEEVLKKENVIKILLAEDYKHSQIIVTRLLKKNNFENVVVVENGEAALEMAKKDQFDLILMDMQMPIMNGFEATEKIRMLPNYKDVPIIALTAFAMKGDREKCLEVGATDYIPKPIDSKEFIDKIKYYTQKNNK
- the murA gene encoding UDP-N-acetylglucosamine 1-carboxyvinyltransferase, which produces MDKFVIHGGKKLTGTVKISGAKNSVLALMPACLLNSGKNIIYNTPEVNDVYTMIKLLNFLGVESDFSNSKLLLDTSQIKSQIAPYEHVKKMRASIYVLGPLLSRFGYAKVSMPGGCAWGPRPVNLHLEAMKKLGADIKLEEGYIIAKSHKLTGNKIHFDISSVGATGNALMAAVLAKGTTVITNAAIEPEITLLAESLKKMGARISGIGSSILEIEGVEELRPAEFENISDRIEAGTMLVAGAITHSKIAIDYNFSHHIEIIIDKLKESGANLLINNGIIELDATNSMINSVDVTTAVYPGFPTDMQAQWIAYMSLSNGTATVVDNIYYDRFTHVPELIRLGADIEMHNNSAIVKGVKKLKGAKVMSTDLRASASLVLAGLAAEGETEILRVYHIDRGYQKIEEKLRALGADIIRVSTKEY
- a CDS encoding S9 family peptidase yields the protein MKAKFFFFLISLLSFCYVNAQNKLLTTEDVVINSYSSLAPQNLKQLNWIANTENFYFITNDADQALVVGSLYNTKVDTLIRLSELLTQLQNYGIKNLSNFPLINWVNSENFTFFTNNKLFSYNVPLKKMRLINQVDENTGDISLSPNKKFIAFTKGNNLFVALSEKNTVQISHDTISDIVNGQAVHRNEFGINSGIFWSPNSNYVAYYRMDQTMVTNYPIVDISSTPAKLHNIKYPMAGQASHHVTIGIYNIKTNETTWLKTGEPLDQYLTCVTWSPDEKYIFVAHLNRDQNHLQLKKYDISSGEPIQILFEEKNDKYVEPLNPLYFRPNHPSEFIWISRRDGYNHLYLYDINGTLIKQVTSGNWEVLDFEGYDSTGNYVYYYSTEISPIERHFYRINLINGQKINLTKEEGIHSVSVSYNGKYFIDNFNNIHTPRVINIIDESGNTLRNLLTSENPLKDYKLGRIRIFKIKNDEGTELYCRMIYPVDFDSTKKYPVIVYVYGGPHAQLVTDSWGYGRYSLWFQQMAEHGYVIFTLDNRGSSNRGLAFEQATFRRLGTIEVKDQMTGIAYLKTLPYIDTTKFGVFGWSFGGFMATSLMLRTNNTFKVGVGGGAVIDWKYYEVMYTERYMDTPQQNPEGYKESSLLNYVQNLKGKLLLVHGTSDSTVVWQHTLEFAKKCADLNIPLDYFPYPGQPHGVTGPDAVHLYNKITNYFLDNL
- a CDS encoding protein kinase — its product is MENIIGKTIDNYRITSVLGRGGMGIVYKAYDTKLDRYVAIKLLNPSVYSKQGFVERFKREAKNQAKLSHPNIVTVYGFIEYSDLLGIVMEYVEGESLEKVIQRQGRFHLYDVIYILRQVLLGLGYAHSKGFVHRDIKPSNIILNKEGITKIMDFGISKSLFDKDVTQPGSKIGTIYYMSPEQIKGTDVTNRSDIYSIGCTVYEMLIGEPPFNYDNEFELMEAHLKKKAPRISDKLTNIPETLDHILQRMMEKNPLDRYGSCEEVFNDLAELEKLVTELTNSYFQQRKPITPKSKVLSTAAFVLIIFGLLALSWFVYNQVNTLLKSNKLDEFKKYNIQSLFSSSEDSEELPKVEKLNSNIKENLNAVIFLDSKNGFVLGDSGTVAATKDSGKTWLPIELGTKRTFHDAYFFQNGKSFIIGDSATLIYSRDFLKSFQTLSVNAAANYSFFRIKFIDKNVGFICGDKGLILRTEDGGFNWYKVETNSKDLLFDIGFADKSTGFAIGWNGEILKSNDRGNTWTSIEKVTDDYLKSIDFNKNGYGLIVGGGGTIIRTKDYGNSWEKNKIDIDGGLQKVQYISDDNVLALGVKGMLLFSNSKGETWQKVNTGVFSKLNSMTVNPSGHVFIVGTGGTILKFL
- the tig gene encoding trigger factor, encoding MEVKINNISNSLQEVEVTLNYDEISQEIANAYNEERKKISLPGFRKGKVPIELLKKLYRDAIEYQASEKIATKKFWDIVDKEKLKPINTPKLTDINFIIDSKLSFKVQYEILPKIELKDYKGLTIEKPIFKISENEIDKEIDYLIKPYLKFEDAEVVDGANYKITVNLQRINENNESNEPIKEPKGENLVINLSDENVNPQIINNAKNKRVGENFNFEFVDEHYHGDEKHTVTYRYTARILKIEKIIYPDLTDELVKKISKNKANNIEELRQQVKEDIEAYYKKQSEDIYLNNLLNAIVKNNDFEPPQGYVNTILENFVQQEKSHYSSKKNNLKNFDEKAVEEYYKPRAVWNAKWQIILENLCEKENIKVDDTDIEEIAKKESEATGISVAKLVNYYKNSDRLNSLREEKAIKFLIENNKVKEVNPEHKN
- the clpP gene encoding ATP-dependent Clp endopeptidase proteolytic subunit ClpP, whose amino-acid sequence is MNNQIYNQLVPYVIEQTGRGERGMDIFSRLLRERIIFLGEAIDDHVASIVIAQLLFLEAEDPEKDINLYINSPGGSVSAGLAIYDTMQYIKSKVATICVGLAASMGAILLAGGEPGKRSALPHSKIMIHQPWVGGLQGQTTDIEIHAKEMIKTRDTIYNILVKHTGKSLEQITKDCDRDFFMTSAEAKEYNLIDNILEKRVLPIDKKEKK